In Myxococcus stipitatus, the following are encoded in one genomic region:
- a CDS encoding right-handed parallel beta-helix repeat-containing protein, which produces MNRANARCLALFASTLMLAMGCSLPDSPEVNTEPSGSVLVVAVLPRSLPAGSVGRVEASVAPAQGAAGSTSLAVSEDGAVWRGQVRDLFSGAGASVDLRILDPKNVMLGEVKVPDVELVKHQPALLVLAPQLSSPSRANTVPVIEAVVGSHATVSPGRKLKLGAQVRPTDAAETLTYAWRAGAGSFSNAASKDTEWTAPNLRGPVMLMLEVKGSRGVATLEFNVDVALGGGWGVERKALFNRSPVLTEVGVAPGSDARVGVPLRLQAAAVDDDGDTFTYAWSATCEGTFQDASAASTLFTATYLPPGACDNCRLTLMVSDARGPSAEHTMGVCVRNPLPPSIVSLTASAADATAGVPVELSATAVDPQGEKLTFTWSANAGLLGNPTSAGGAGAADWMALSCLPVDAQPTVSLTVTNASGLSATRTLAVAWTGPRCGDFAPCEATLDAAAVKLSADCTTEQTVWIPEGYTLDGAGHVLTAVDPRDGRFLGAVVRNRGATAHVRDLTVSARGLSEAVCDGVLARLRGVLFEGASGSIVDNRVMDLNQKDGAGACQEGVGIEVRNAPDAATEMRVEVLRNHVARYQKAGIVGTGRVKLNVEDNRVEGGGPVSFIARNGIQFSNGATGRATGNYVTGNAYSGTSTTAAGILVAGGDYYGMALCEDIDIFENTLEKNDIGINVSQGDGDGGPLPAPTGLRIQRNTVSHEGWSEPHAGAWFVGIWDLGGANLISQNHVSGAWYERETRPNITFDVIVEADVASRIAFLTTPRTVSAGQCSEALVVQSQDAKGNLTALGTPSLVLELMGASAPGAVLYSDAACTQELPRAATGWELVLEKPQQEASFYFRATQAGDLIFKATGDGLEGVQAHTVQ; this is translated from the coding sequence ATGAATCGAGCGAACGCGAGGTGCCTGGCCCTGTTCGCCAGCACGCTCATGCTGGCCATGGGGTGCTCGTTGCCAGATTCGCCGGAGGTCAACACGGAGCCCTCGGGCTCGGTGCTCGTGGTGGCGGTGCTGCCACGCTCGTTGCCCGCGGGCAGCGTGGGCCGCGTGGAAGCCTCCGTCGCACCCGCCCAGGGCGCGGCTGGCTCCACGTCCTTGGCCGTGTCGGAGGATGGCGCCGTGTGGCGAGGACAGGTGCGCGACCTCTTCTCGGGTGCGGGCGCCAGCGTGGACTTGCGCATCCTCGACCCCAAGAACGTGATGCTGGGAGAGGTGAAGGTCCCGGACGTGGAACTGGTGAAGCATCAGCCCGCGCTCCTCGTGCTCGCGCCCCAGCTCTCCAGCCCCTCGAGGGCCAACACCGTGCCCGTGATTGAGGCCGTGGTGGGCTCTCACGCGACCGTGTCACCGGGCAGAAAGTTGAAGCTTGGCGCCCAGGTCCGCCCCACGGATGCGGCGGAGACACTCACGTATGCGTGGCGCGCGGGCGCGGGCTCCTTCTCCAACGCGGCGTCGAAGGACACGGAGTGGACGGCCCCGAACCTTCGGGGCCCGGTGATGCTGATGCTGGAGGTGAAGGGGAGTCGTGGGGTGGCCACGCTCGAGTTCAACGTGGACGTGGCGCTCGGGGGAGGCTGGGGGGTGGAACGCAAGGCCCTGTTCAATCGCTCACCCGTGTTGACGGAGGTCGGGGTCGCCCCTGGCTCCGATGCCCGAGTGGGTGTTCCTCTCCGGCTCCAGGCGGCCGCCGTGGATGACGACGGCGACACGTTCACCTATGCGTGGTCCGCGACCTGTGAGGGGACGTTCCAGGATGCGAGCGCGGCGTCCACCCTATTCACGGCGACCTACCTGCCACCGGGCGCCTGCGACAACTGCCGGCTGACCTTGATGGTGAGTGATGCCAGGGGGCCTTCGGCTGAGCACACGATGGGGGTGTGCGTGCGCAATCCCTTGCCGCCCTCCATTGTCTCGCTGACGGCGTCGGCGGCGGATGCGACCGCCGGAGTGCCGGTGGAGTTGTCCGCCACGGCGGTGGATCCACAAGGGGAAAAGCTCACCTTCACCTGGTCGGCGAACGCGGGGCTGTTGGGCAACCCCACGAGCGCGGGTGGGGCGGGAGCGGCGGACTGGATGGCGCTGTCGTGCCTCCCGGTGGATGCGCAGCCCACCGTGTCGTTGACCGTGACGAACGCCTCGGGGCTGTCCGCGACGCGGACGCTCGCGGTGGCGTGGACGGGCCCTCGATGTGGAGACTTCGCGCCCTGCGAGGCGACGCTGGATGCAGCGGCCGTGAAGCTGTCGGCGGACTGCACCACGGAGCAGACGGTGTGGATTCCGGAGGGGTACACGTTGGATGGCGCCGGGCATGTGCTCACGGCGGTGGACCCTCGTGATGGGCGCTTCCTGGGCGCGGTGGTGCGCAACCGCGGCGCCACGGCTCACGTGCGCGACCTGACGGTGTCGGCGCGAGGCTTGTCGGAAGCGGTGTGTGACGGCGTGCTGGCGCGGCTGCGCGGCGTCCTGTTCGAAGGCGCGAGCGGCTCCATCGTCGACAACCGGGTGATGGACCTGAACCAGAAGGATGGGGCGGGGGCGTGCCAGGAGGGCGTGGGCATCGAGGTTCGCAATGCACCGGATGCGGCGACCGAGATGCGCGTGGAGGTGCTGCGCAACCACGTGGCGCGCTACCAGAAGGCGGGCATCGTCGGCACGGGGCGGGTGAAGCTGAACGTGGAGGACAACCGCGTGGAGGGCGGGGGACCGGTGTCCTTCATCGCGCGCAATGGCATCCAGTTCAGCAACGGCGCCACGGGGCGGGCCACGGGGAACTACGTGACGGGCAATGCCTATTCGGGCACGAGCACCACGGCCGCGGGCATCCTGGTGGCGGGCGGGGACTACTACGGCATGGCGCTGTGTGAGGACATCGACATATTCGAGAACACCCTGGAGAAGAACGACATCGGCATCAACGTGTCACAGGGCGATGGCGATGGCGGCCCGCTGCCTGCTCCGACGGGGCTGCGCATCCAGCGGAACACGGTGAGCCACGAGGGGTGGTCGGAGCCGCACGCAGGCGCATGGTTCGTGGGCATCTGGGACCTGGGGGGCGCGAATCTCATCAGCCAGAACCACGTGAGTGGGGCCTGGTATGAGCGCGAGACGCGGCCGAACATCACGTTCGACGTCATCGTGGAGGCGGATGTGGCGTCGCGGATTGCCTTCCTCACGACCCCGCGCACCGTGAGCGCGGGACAATGCTCCGAGGCGCTGGTGGTGCAGAGCCAGGATGCGAAGGGGAACCTGACCGCGTTGGGGACGCCGTCGCTGGTGCTGGAGCTGATGGGGGCCTCGGCGCCAGGCGCGGTGCTCTACTCGGATGCGGCCTGCACGCAGGAGCTGCCTCGGGCGGCAACGGGGTGGGAGCTGGTGTTGGAGAAGCCGCAGCAGGAGGCTTCGTTCTACTTCCGGGCCACGCAGGCGGGAGATCTCATCTTCAAGGCGACCGGGGACGGCCTGGAGGGAGTGCAGGCGCACACGGTCCAGTGA
- a CDS encoding cytochrome b/b6 domain-containing protein: MSAAPTRRPQPWPIRVAHWVNVPLLIIMAGSGLQILVAYPMLGPRGRPYGWYPFQGTPPPEWARLGDWLAGARQWHFAFGGFLALNGLLYLLYLAFSGEWRRRLFFPRRDTRNAVDTLAYYLRLRKQPPPQGLYNGLQRLAYTSALLLGILAVFSGLTLYKPVQLGALTTVLGGYDSARALHLLALALLALFTVGHVILVLLHPRSLVEMVTGGRKPDGP; this comes from the coding sequence ATGAGTGCCGCTCCAACACGTCGCCCACAGCCCTGGCCCATTCGCGTGGCCCACTGGGTCAACGTGCCCTTGCTCATCATCATGGCGGGCAGCGGGCTGCAGATTCTCGTCGCCTATCCCATGCTCGGTCCGCGGGGCCGCCCCTATGGCTGGTATCCCTTTCAAGGGACGCCGCCTCCCGAATGGGCACGGCTGGGAGACTGGCTCGCGGGCGCGCGGCAATGGCACTTCGCCTTCGGCGGCTTCCTCGCGCTCAATGGACTTCTGTACCTGCTCTATCTCGCCTTCAGCGGTGAGTGGCGCCGCCGCCTCTTCTTCCCTCGCCGCGACACGCGCAACGCGGTGGACACCCTCGCCTACTACCTGCGCCTGCGAAAGCAGCCACCACCCCAGGGGCTCTACAACGGCCTGCAACGGCTGGCGTACACCAGCGCGCTGCTCCTGGGCATCCTCGCTGTCTTCTCCGGCCTCACGCTCTACAAGCCCGTGCAGCTCGGCGCGCTCACCACCGTGCTCGGAGGTTACGACTCCGCGCGCGCCCTCCACCTGCTCGCGCTCGCGCTGCTCGCCCTCTTCACCGTGGGCCACGTCATCCTGGTGCTCCTGCATCCACGCTCGCTGGTGGAGATGGTGACCGGGGGGAGGAAACCCGATGGCCCCTAG
- a CDS encoding molybdopterin-dependent oxidoreductase: MAPRHLILAPRPRLLTRRTALLGAATLTAAACDSARPRAGFLGAMERVNARLQAALFDENQLAPELPPEEATPPGAFPQYFISDAVPLAPPGWTLRVGGMVARPARLTLEELQRLPSTQYRIRHHCVEGWSAVASWHGVRLRDLAEYVGADPAAPYVELRSFDSGYWSSWDRPSAFHPQTMLAYGMNGQPLPPEHGAPLRLYSAVKLGYKMVKYLTEVNFLPQPTSGYWEERGYEWYAGL; the protein is encoded by the coding sequence ATGGCCCCTAGGCACCTCATCCTCGCGCCGCGTCCACGGCTGCTCACCCGGCGCACGGCGCTGCTCGGCGCGGCGACACTCACCGCCGCCGCATGCGACAGCGCCCGTCCTCGCGCCGGCTTCCTGGGCGCCATGGAGCGCGTCAACGCACGGCTCCAGGCCGCGCTCTTCGACGAGAACCAACTCGCCCCCGAGCTGCCTCCCGAGGAGGCCACGCCTCCGGGCGCGTTCCCTCAGTACTTCATCTCGGACGCGGTGCCGCTCGCGCCTCCGGGTTGGACGCTGCGGGTGGGAGGCATGGTCGCGAGGCCCGCGCGATTGACGTTGGAGGAGCTCCAGCGGCTGCCGAGCACGCAGTACCGCATCCGCCACCACTGCGTGGAAGGTTGGAGCGCGGTGGCGTCCTGGCACGGCGTGCGCCTGCGAGACCTCGCCGAGTACGTGGGCGCGGACCCGGCGGCGCCCTACGTGGAGCTGCGCTCGTTCGACTCGGGCTACTGGTCCTCCTGGGACCGCCCCAGCGCCTTTCATCCCCAGACGATGCTGGCCTACGGGATGAATGGACAGCCCCTACCGCCCGAACACGGCGCACCGCTGCGCCTCTACTCGGCGGTGAAGCTGGGCTACAAGATGGTGAAGTACCTCACCGAGGTGAACTTCCTCCCCCAGCCCACCAGCGGCTATTGGGAGGAGCGCGGCTACGAGTGGTACGCCGGGCTCTGA
- a CDS encoding alpha/beta fold hydrolase, which produces MPTLSAADGTSIHYRVVGEGPRTVVLVHGWMMSGAVWDATVERLDVTGLRLVIPDARGTGQSGKAAGGYTLEQLAQDVLAVVDAVGAKRFTVVGHSMGGQIAQWLGAQVPDRVEGLVLLNTVPASGLPLPADAVGLFRTSAGDREKQKIILGLACKTLAPESLEAMLKDSAGVSEAAIQGMFDAWTAGGFADRLSRITAPTLVVSTDDPFLPPAFLRESVVKPIRRARMAHIPGPGHYPNTEHPQETAAVLSAFLAGSAPA; this is translated from the coding sequence ATGCCCACGCTTTCCGCAGCTGACGGGACTTCAATCCACTATCGCGTCGTGGGTGAGGGCCCTCGCACGGTGGTGTTGGTGCACGGGTGGATGATGTCCGGGGCGGTGTGGGACGCGACGGTAGAGCGGCTGGATGTGACGGGGCTGCGGCTGGTGATTCCAGACGCGCGCGGCACGGGGCAGTCGGGCAAGGCGGCGGGCGGCTACACGCTGGAGCAGCTGGCGCAGGACGTGTTGGCGGTGGTGGACGCGGTGGGCGCGAAGCGCTTCACGGTGGTGGGCCACAGCATGGGCGGCCAGATTGCACAGTGGTTGGGCGCGCAGGTGCCGGACCGGGTGGAGGGGCTGGTGCTGCTCAACACGGTGCCCGCGTCGGGGCTGCCGCTTCCCGCGGACGCAGTGGGGTTGTTCCGCACGTCGGCGGGGGACCGCGAGAAGCAGAAGATCATCCTGGGCCTGGCTTGCAAGACGCTGGCGCCGGAGTCGCTGGAGGCGATGTTGAAGGACTCGGCGGGCGTGAGCGAGGCGGCCATCCAGGGCATGTTCGACGCGTGGACGGCGGGCGGCTTCGCGGACCGGTTGTCGCGCATCACCGCGCCGACGTTGGTGGTGTCGACGGATGACCCGTTCCTGCCGCCGGCCTTCTTGCGCGAGTCGGTGGTGAAGCCCATCCGCCGGGCGCGCATGGCTCACATTCCGGGCCCCGGACACTATCCGAACACGGAGCACCCCCAGGAGACCGCGGCGGTGTTGTCCGCCTTCCTGGCTGGCTCCGCGCCCGCCTGA
- a CDS encoding SAM-dependent methyltransferase encodes MADERDGTGGRALEAAKRTVHCEDALTWLGAQPVLTGCSAVASLPDASEFPTLSLAEWKAWFIRAAALVMSRVPDDGVAIFYQTDVKDEGLWVDKGYLVSRAAEEAGLGMLWHKVVCRRAPGTVTFGRPAYSHMLCFSRGVRPDLAKSTADVLPDAGEVTWTRGMGVEACQLACRFILEQTSTRTVVDPFCGHGTALAVANAMGLDAVGVELSRKRARKARNLFAQWRDGKLVLVNDHAAPPSEE; translated from the coding sequence ATGGCGGATGAACGGGACGGGACGGGCGGAAGGGCTCTCGAGGCGGCGAAGCGCACGGTGCACTGCGAGGACGCGCTGACGTGGCTTGGGGCGCAGCCGGTGCTGACGGGATGCTCGGCGGTGGCGTCGCTGCCGGATGCGTCCGAGTTCCCCACGCTGTCCCTCGCCGAGTGGAAGGCGTGGTTCATCCGCGCGGCGGCGCTCGTCATGTCGCGGGTCCCCGACGACGGCGTGGCCATCTTCTACCAGACGGACGTGAAGGACGAAGGGCTCTGGGTCGACAAGGGCTACCTCGTGTCACGCGCCGCGGAGGAGGCGGGGCTCGGGATGCTCTGGCACAAGGTCGTCTGCCGCCGCGCTCCGGGCACCGTGACGTTCGGCCGCCCCGCGTACTCCCACATGCTGTGCTTCTCGCGAGGCGTGCGCCCGGACCTCGCGAAGTCCACCGCGGATGTGCTGCCAGACGCCGGCGAAGTCACGTGGACACGCGGCATGGGCGTGGAGGCGTGTCAGCTCGCGTGCCGCTTCATCCTGGAGCAGACGTCCACGCGCACCGTGGTGGACCCCTTCTGTGGCCACGGCACCGCGCTCGCCGTCGCCAACGCGATGGGGCTCGATGCCGTGGGAGTGGAGCTGAGCCGCAAGCGCGCGCGCAAGGCACGCAACCTCTTCGCGCAGTGGCGGGACGGCAAGCTCGTCCTCGTGAACGACCACGCCGCGCCGCCCTCGGAAGAGTAG
- a CDS encoding alpha/beta hydrolase, whose product MNWREWQRHQDVLELGQRFVSYVDWGRGSPVVLLHGMPTWSYVWSGLAGGLATSHRVLVPDLLGHGFSDRRDRFDRSLSRQAEALEAWLDRLGVVDAAVVGHDVGGGVAQQLAVRFPRRVSRLCLLDSVSYDAWPLPLMAQLGTPWMARRLSPERMVGVLSWALKSRGFAKKPSAQVVEGLLAPYMTEVGMVSLARDAVALNTNQTQVVTPRLGHLAVPVLVMWGAKDKVLPAKFGERLVWDIPGARWVKVPDAGHFLMWDAPHAVAMELFRFLEGEAPVTHAPERPVAEVLWGEGAPG is encoded by the coding sequence ATGAACTGGCGCGAGTGGCAGAGACATCAAGACGTGCTGGAGCTGGGCCAGCGCTTCGTGAGCTACGTGGACTGGGGCCGCGGGTCTCCGGTGGTGTTGCTGCACGGCATGCCGACGTGGAGCTACGTGTGGAGCGGCCTGGCGGGGGGATTGGCCACGTCGCATCGGGTGCTGGTGCCGGACCTGTTGGGGCATGGGTTCTCCGACCGGAGGGACCGGTTCGACCGCTCGTTGTCGAGGCAGGCCGAGGCGCTGGAGGCGTGGCTGGACCGCCTGGGCGTGGTGGACGCGGCGGTGGTGGGGCACGACGTGGGGGGCGGCGTCGCGCAACAGCTCGCGGTGCGCTTTCCGCGCCGGGTGAGCCGGCTGTGCCTGCTCGACAGCGTCAGCTACGACGCATGGCCCCTGCCGCTGATGGCGCAGCTGGGCACGCCGTGGATGGCGCGGCGGTTGTCGCCGGAGCGGATGGTGGGTGTGTTGTCCTGGGCCCTCAAGTCCCGGGGCTTCGCGAAGAAGCCCTCCGCGCAGGTGGTGGAGGGGCTGTTGGCGCCGTACATGACGGAGGTGGGCATGGTGTCGCTGGCGCGGGACGCCGTGGCGCTCAACACGAACCAGACGCAGGTGGTGACGCCCAGGCTGGGCCACCTGGCGGTGCCGGTGCTGGTGATGTGGGGCGCGAAGGACAAGGTGCTCCCGGCGAAGTTCGGTGAGCGCCTGGTCTGGGACATCCCGGGGGCGCGGTGGGTGAAGGTTCCGGACGCGGGGCACTTCCTCATGTGGGACGCCCCGCATGCGGTGGCCATGGAGTTGTTCCGCTTCCTGGAGGGAGAAGCGCCGGTGACACATGCCCCGGAGCGCCCGGTGGCGGAGGTGCTGTGGGGCGAGGGAGCGCCCGGGTGA
- a CDS encoding halocarboxylic acid dehydrogenase DehI family protein gives MARVKQVSEHRAEGDVERVYHELRQTMRVSGVDVSLRTWAAYPRFFVAMWEAMGPNVETRAFEELAAGLWQEVLDTTVGWEVLGAWSAVQLGPSQRFHARGALELYEAMLPRVLLMVSAVRLALDGHVVGHRGVPGELERLEHGVPARMAAMEWVAERPRDALTRSLFTDIEKTVGPPGVPGEYRALACWPEYLEAAWRRLKPRMKDEDFQAAAESVRESARKRALSLPYAVALSRERVAALGENVNAVARVTEALEARLPSLLLNLSRLVQDVPDMLRQPMPGASRLVPDWVAAEELR, from the coding sequence ATGGCCAGGGTGAAACAGGTCAGCGAACACCGCGCCGAAGGCGACGTGGAGCGCGTGTACCACGAGCTGCGGCAGACGATGCGTGTGTCGGGAGTGGATGTCTCACTGCGCACGTGGGCGGCGTATCCACGCTTCTTCGTCGCGATGTGGGAAGCGATGGGGCCCAACGTGGAGACACGCGCCTTCGAGGAGCTGGCCGCGGGGCTGTGGCAGGAGGTGCTGGACACGACGGTGGGCTGGGAGGTGCTGGGCGCGTGGTCCGCGGTGCAACTGGGGCCCAGTCAGCGCTTCCACGCGAGAGGTGCCCTCGAGTTGTACGAGGCGATGCTGCCGCGGGTGCTGCTGATGGTGTCGGCGGTGCGGCTGGCGCTGGACGGGCACGTGGTGGGGCACCGGGGTGTGCCCGGTGAGCTGGAGCGGCTGGAGCACGGCGTCCCCGCGCGCATGGCGGCGATGGAGTGGGTGGCGGAGAGGCCTCGCGATGCGCTGACCCGGTCGCTGTTCACGGACATCGAGAAGACGGTGGGGCCGCCGGGGGTGCCGGGGGAGTACCGCGCGCTGGCCTGCTGGCCAGAGTACCTGGAGGCCGCGTGGCGCCGGTTGAAGCCGCGCATGAAGGACGAGGACTTCCAGGCCGCGGCGGAGTCCGTGCGTGAGTCCGCGCGCAAGCGGGCCTTGTCGCTGCCGTACGCGGTGGCGCTGAGCCGCGAGCGGGTGGCGGCGCTGGGGGAGAACGTGAACGCGGTCGCGCGGGTGACCGAGGCGCTGGAGGCCCGCTTGCCCTCGCTGCTGTTGAACCTGTCCCGGCTGGTGCAGGACGTGCCGGACATGCTGCGCCAGCCCATGCCGGGGGCCTCGCGCCTGGTGCCGGATTGGGTCGCCGCGGAGGAGCTGCGATGA